A genomic stretch from Desulfolutivibrio sulfodismutans DSM 3696 includes:
- a CDS encoding ABC transporter ATP-binding protein, with protein sequence MAEGEHPVYRIRNLQLTRSTGPGYSLCIPSLDIAAGDRVAITGASGCGKSTALDLLGMVLRPDGADAFSFAPSGMAEEDLAACWRMDRRDRLARLRQRHMGYVLQTGGLLPFLTVFENIELPARALNLPGRRDHIHRLAREMGIERLLQARPEQLSIGERQRVAIGRALASRPDVLLADEPTASLDPEHARVVMDLLFEAAEHYAVTLILVTHSSDMVRSGGLTERRMQVSPRGDGSVVAVLEE encoded by the coding sequence ATGGCCGAAGGCGAGCACCCCGTATACCGCATCCGCAATCTGCAGCTGACCCGTTCCACGGGGCCAGGGTATAGCCTGTGCATCCCGAGTCTGGATATTGCCGCTGGCGACCGGGTGGCCATCACCGGGGCCAGCGGCTGCGGCAAGAGCACGGCCCTTGATTTGCTGGGCATGGTGCTGCGGCCGGACGGGGCCGATGCGTTTTCCTTCGCCCCGAGCGGCATGGCCGAGGAGGACTTGGCCGCCTGCTGGAGAATGGACAGGCGGGACCGCCTGGCCCGGCTCCGGCAGCGGCATATGGGGTATGTCCTCCAGACCGGGGGGCTTTTGCCCTTTCTCACCGTCTTTGAAAATATCGAGCTTCCCGCCCGGGCCCTGAATCTTCCCGGCCGTCGGGATCATATTCACCGGCTTGCCCGGGAGATGGGCATCGAGCGGCTGTTGCAGGCCAGGCCGGAGCAGCTCTCCATCGGCGAACGGCAACGCGTGGCCATTGGCCGCGCCCTGGCCTCGCGTCCCGATGTCCTGTTGGCCGACGAACCGACCGCGTCCCTCGATCCCGAACACGCCCGGGTGGTCATGGACCTGCTTTTCGAGGCGGCCGAACACTACGCCGTGACCCTCATCCTGGTGACCCACTCCTCGGACATGGTCCGGTCGGGGGGACTCACGGAGCGCCGCATGCAGGTCTCCCCACGTGGGGACGGCTCGGTGGTCGCGGTCTTGGAGGAGTGA
- a CDS encoding ABC transporter permease gives MRGILIASHLALKDFFHEQLMSACAVLSLASILLPLLVLAGVRHGVVSALKERLLRDPTILSVLPAGSAGGYAAQWIKTLGGHPAAAFVIPRTRDIAATIQLESTQAGGTQRVTVDMEPTAVGDPLLDKFRAAIPGRDQVAISASVARKLSIGVGDRITGRLGRKLSSGKLETAALSFDVVAVLPLEAQDKDVVYMELALLEDAENYRDGIAVPERGFMGDPPSATPRVYGGFRLYARDLDGVAALRDHLEAMHVEVMTRAREIQAVKALDHSLTVVFSLIVASAAAGFMASTSSSVLASVRRKDKYLAMVRLLGFQSVAVRIFPLVQSLLTAVLGCLAAGAAYAIVGRIIDAFFSQSLYGEAVCSLPGEHLAAAFGAIVLLSLLSSVQASMRAARIDPAEVLREM, from the coding sequence ATGCGGGGAATTCTCATCGCGTCGCATCTGGCGCTCAAGGATTTTTTCCACGAGCAGCTCATGTCCGCATGTGCGGTGTTGTCGTTGGCGAGCATTCTCTTGCCCTTGCTGGTGCTCGCGGGGGTGCGCCACGGCGTGGTCAGCGCCTTGAAGGAGCGCCTGCTGCGTGATCCGACGATCCTGAGCGTCCTGCCCGCCGGCAGCGCCGGGGGCTATGCAGCGCAGTGGATCAAGACGCTGGGCGGGCATCCTGCGGCGGCGTTCGTCATCCCGCGCACGCGCGACATCGCGGCGACCATCCAGCTCGAAAGCACCCAGGCGGGTGGAACGCAACGCGTGACGGTGGACATGGAGCCTACGGCGGTCGGCGACCCCCTCCTGGACAAATTCCGGGCCGCCATCCCGGGCCGTGACCAAGTGGCGATATCGGCTTCGGTCGCCCGCAAGCTGTCGATCGGGGTCGGCGACCGGATCACCGGACGGCTTGGCCGCAAGCTTTCCAGCGGCAAGCTGGAGACGGCGGCCTTGTCCTTCGATGTCGTGGCGGTCCTGCCCCTGGAGGCCCAGGACAAGGACGTGGTCTATATGGAACTGGCGTTGCTTGAAGACGCGGAAAACTATCGGGACGGGATCGCCGTTCCCGAGCGAGGGTTCATGGGCGATCCGCCCTCCGCCACGCCGCGCGTGTATGGCGGGTTCCGTCTGTACGCCAGGGATCTGGACGGGGTGGCCGCCCTGCGGGATCATCTTGAGGCCATGCATGTCGAAGTCATGACCCGGGCCAGGGAGATCCAGGCCGTCAAGGCCCTGGACCATTCCCTGACCGTGGTCTTTTCCCTGATTGTGGCCAGCGCCGCCGCAGGGTTCATGGCCTCCACGTCGAGCAGCGTATTGGCCTCGGTGCGCCGCAAGGACAAATATCTGGCCATGGTCCGGCTTTTGGGATTTCAAAGCGTCGCGGTGCGGATTTTTCCCCTGGTCCAGTCCCTGCTGACCGCCGTGCTCGGCTGCCTGGCGGCCGGGGCGGCGTATGCCATCGTCGGCCGGATCATCGATGCGTTTTTCTCCCAGTCCCTGTATGGGGAGGCCGTATGCAGCCTGCCCGGGGAACATCTGGCGGCGGCGTTCGGGGCCATCGTGCTGCTGTCTCTGCTGTCGTCGGTCCAGGCCTCCATGCGGGCCGCGCGCATCGACCCCGCCGAGGTTCTCCGGGAGATGTGA
- a CDS encoding virulence factor SrfC family protein: protein MDADLNVRLGERCEGLAGAVQQAAAWVRDNRELVRGEHDGLLAELRRTGRFFRRCRTAATRKMCVGVFGPSQAGKSYLISALARDANDTLLADFSGETHDFVREINPIGGKESTGLVTRFTMTRPGPLPEGFPVQVRLLSETDLVKVFANTYYADCEHDDVPDAKAIEQELDALEKKVLPVGGKISLDDFEELQEYLLKNFKSKTRVQELLRSYWPRALEIGPRLGVKDRLRLYSLIWDKVEDFDKALEKLVTALEGLGHPEYAYCPLSALIPREKSIIDVAMLDGLGAPSMEDSITVVTLEGNRADLPRSVVTALTAELAIVMREKPDEYFTHTDLLDFPGYRARYNYQHVRMELKKEGTLKELFLRGKVAYLFQRYCTERELTSMLLCIAPGPQEVQDLPGVINDWVCSTHGETPQRRLGKPVSLFFVLTKCDEEFGEKMGDSSIEKRWDIRLEASLIQFFGRQHDWPNDWDGKRNFDNVFLLRNPNFIFDKVLEYNANRREIGIRPEKMPFVEQMRDSFFQSAAVASHFSDPHAAWDAVMTFNDGGIGLIRERLRPICNPELKRQQIESSLVERLERLVTRLSAYWKSDDKAEVRKQKDDLGTRLVRIFAEMIQHQRFGEFLCRLCIQDHDLHAMYYDAKRDMMRMEAEETAPHAPVPSVVGMTTAAGDILNDVLGIKLDPAPQAAESMDAASPAPPLDETASFASRIEGYWCQRLRELSDDPVLQQYFGLPQKEFGDFVGELIQGAARLGLRAGMEEAMRKAAAYADIDMERVVWKQSSLAAGSLNAFLDWLGCNPRLRSEAERTLLVRGRNVTVFSPPPPVAVSPHLSDELGVLEQKWYRDWLMALLACISANVDFDGKTTVNVEQNRILGDIIRVFAPQT, encoded by the coding sequence ATGGATGCAGACCTCAACGTCAGGCTTGGCGAACGGTGCGAGGGGCTTGCCGGGGCTGTTCAGCAGGCCGCCGCCTGGGTCCGGGACAACCGGGAACTGGTGCGCGGGGAGCACGATGGCTTGCTGGCCGAATTGCGGCGTACCGGGCGTTTTTTCCGGCGATGCCGCACGGCGGCTACCCGCAAGATGTGCGTCGGGGTATTCGGCCCGAGCCAGGCCGGAAAGTCGTACCTGATATCGGCCCTGGCCCGCGACGCCAACGATACCCTCCTGGCGGACTTCAGCGGGGAGACCCACGATTTTGTGCGGGAGATCAATCCCATCGGCGGCAAGGAATCCACGGGGCTGGTGACCCGCTTCACCATGACCAGGCCGGGGCCGCTGCCGGAGGGCTTCCCGGTCCAGGTCCGCCTGCTCTCGGAAACGGATCTGGTGAAGGTTTTCGCCAACACCTATTATGCGGATTGCGAGCATGATGATGTGCCGGACGCAAAGGCCATCGAACAGGAATTGGATGCCCTTGAGAAAAAGGTATTGCCTGTCGGCGGCAAAATATCGCTGGATGATTTTGAAGAGCTGCAGGAATATCTGCTAAAAAATTTCAAATCCAAGACGCGGGTGCAGGAATTACTTCGCAGCTATTGGCCTCGCGCCTTGGAAATAGGCCCCCGGCTCGGCGTCAAGGATCGGCTTCGCCTGTACAGCCTGATTTGGGATAAGGTCGAAGATTTTGACAAGGCGCTCGAAAAGCTTGTGACCGCTTTGGAGGGCCTTGGGCATCCGGAATACGCGTATTGTCCCCTGTCGGCCCTTATCCCTCGGGAAAAAAGCATCATTGACGTGGCCATGCTCGACGGACTGGGCGCTCCATCCATGGAGGACAGCATTACGGTCGTGACGCTGGAGGGAAACAGGGCGGATCTTCCCCGGTCGGTCGTGACCGCCCTAACTGCGGAACTGGCCATCGTGATGCGCGAAAAGCCCGACGAATATTTCACCCATACGGACCTGCTCGATTTTCCGGGGTATCGAGCCAGATACAACTACCAGCATGTCCGCATGGAACTGAAGAAAGAGGGCACGCTGAAGGAGTTGTTTCTGCGTGGAAAGGTCGCCTACCTGTTTCAGAGGTATTGCACCGAGCGGGAATTGACGAGCATGCTGTTATGCATCGCTCCGGGCCCGCAGGAAGTGCAGGATTTGCCGGGAGTCATCAACGACTGGGTTTGTTCCACGCATGGAGAAACGCCGCAACGCCGCCTGGGGAAACCCGTCTCCCTCTTTTTCGTGCTCACCAAGTGCGACGAGGAGTTCGGGGAAAAGATGGGAGACTCCAGCATTGAGAAACGCTGGGACATCCGGTTGGAAGCCTCACTTATCCAGTTTTTTGGTCGCCAGCATGACTGGCCGAACGACTGGGACGGGAAGAGGAATTTTGACAACGTATTTTTGTTGCGCAATCCGAACTTTATTTTTGATAAGGTACTGGAATATAATGCAAACAGGCGGGAGATAGGCATCCGCCCCGAGAAAATGCCCTTTGTCGAGCAGATGCGGGATTCCTTTTTTCAGAGTGCGGCGGTGGCCAGCCATTTTTCCGATCCACATGCCGCCTGGGACGCCGTAATGACGTTCAATGACGGCGGCATCGGATTGATTCGTGAGAGGCTGCGCCCCATCTGCAATCCAGAACTCAAGCGGCAGCAGATCGAATCATCCCTTGTCGAGCGCCTGGAACGGCTCGTCACCAGGTTGTCTGCCTATTGGAAAAGCGACGACAAGGCGGAGGTGCGCAAGCAGAAGGACGATCTTGGCACACGGTTGGTTCGCATCTTTGCCGAAATGATCCAGCACCAGCGGTTCGGGGAATTTTTGTGCAGGCTTTGCATTCAGGATCATGACCTTCACGCCATGTATTACGACGCCAAACGCGACATGATGCGTATGGAGGCCGAGGAGACCGCGCCCCATGCCCCCGTCCCCTCCGTCGTGGGGATGACGACGGCGGCCGGAGACATCCTCAACGACGTTCTTGGCATCAAGCTTGATCCCGCGCCCCAGGCGGCGGAGTCCATGGACGCTGCGTCCCCGGCCCCGCCCCTGGACGAGACGGCCTCTTTTGCGTCCCGGATCGAGGGCTATTGGTGCCAACGGCTGCGCGAACTTTCGGACGATCCCGTCCTGCAGCAGTATTTCGGCCTTCCCCAGAAGGAGTTTGGGGATTTCGTGGGCGAACTCATCCAGGGCGCGGCCCGCCTCGGCCTGCGGGCGGGCATGGAGGAAGCCATGCGCAAGGCCGCCGCCTACGCCGACATCGACATGGAGCGCGTCGTCTGGAAGCAGTCCTCCCTGGCGGCGGGTAGCCTCAACGCCTTTCTCGACTGGCTGGGTTGCAACCCCCGCTTGCGATCAGAGGCCGAACGCACGCTTCTGGTACGCGGCCGAAACGTCACGGTGTTCAGCCCGCCCCCTCCGGTCGCGGTCTCTCCGCACTTAAGCGACGAACTGGGTGTCCTGGAGCAGAAATGGTACCGGGACTGGCTGATGGCCCTTCTGGCATGCATCAGCGCCAATGTGGATTTCGATGGGAAAACGACGGTGAATGTCGAACAAAACAGGATCCTGGGCGACATCATCAGGGTCTTTGCGCCGCAGACCTAG
- a CDS encoding S1 family peptidase, giving the protein MTTLRILVSRAVAKLRYRPGAWSVAALGLALIGAALTVEAVPSSAAQPSQETADVLEHDIQMLEALRGESPCAIREALGRRAATFRRVQADGSQGGNAVIEAATVMVLVLEPELVLGTGFFVTPDTLVTNYHVAGKSESVIVISKGVARPVVGKVIAATAADGRDYAIVRVEPQEAATASLPLCPRVDKTEKVGTWGFPGVISREDPKFIKLMEGDMTAVPEAVYSEGVVNVVHETTPPQILHTAVTSHGNSGGPLVNAAGCVVGINTYIQEDDMSYRQTSVALGAGDLADFLISKGVSPSLSR; this is encoded by the coding sequence ATGACCACTCTCCGTATCCTTGTGTCCCGCGCCGTGGCGAAGCTCCGCTACAGGCCTGGGGCGTGGAGCGTTGCCGCCTTGGGGCTGGCGCTCATCGGGGCTGCGCTCACCGTTGAGGCCGTCCCCTCTTCCGCCGCACAGCCTTCCCAAGAGACGGCCGACGTCCTGGAGCATGACATCCAAATGCTTGAGGCGTTGCGGGGCGAATCGCCCTGCGCCATCCGGGAAGCACTGGGCCGCAGGGCCGCCACGTTCCGCCGCGTCCAGGCCGACGGCTCCCAGGGCGGCAACGCCGTCATTGAGGCGGCGACGGTCATGGTCCTGGTCCTTGAGCCCGAGCTTGTCCTGGGAACCGGTTTCTTCGTGACGCCAGACACGCTGGTCACCAACTATCATGTGGCCGGGAAGTCCGAGAGCGTGATCGTCATCAGCAAGGGCGTCGCCCGTCCCGTCGTCGGCAAGGTCATTGCCGCCACCGCCGCCGACGGCAGGGATTACGCCATCGTCCGGGTCGAACCCCAGGAGGCCGCCACCGCGTCGCTGCCCTTGTGCCCCCGGGTCGATAAGACGGAAAAGGTGGGAACGTGGGGATTTCCCGGGGTGATCAGCCGCGAAGACCCGAAGTTTATAAAACTCATGGAAGGGGATATGACCGCTGTTCCCGAGGCGGTCTACAGCGAGGGCGTGGTCAACGTCGTCCACGAGACGACGCCGCCGCAGATCCTGCACACCGCCGTCACGTCCCATGGCAACAGCGGCGGTCCCCTTGTCAATGCCGCAGGCTGCGTCGTCGGGATCAATACGTACATCCAGGAAGACGACATGTCGTATCGGCAGACGAGCGTCGCACTCGGGGCCGGTGATCTGGCCGACTTTCTGATATCCAAGGGCGTTTCACCTTCTCTTTCACGCTGA
- a CDS encoding virulence factor SrfB has protein sequence MKEMPSYKSPVSLIPGGCLQYLDFSMDVARVEKLARFFREERRQDGQEQGRHRNVLFCLTQDEDGCFVDMATGKACDYDYEVKAKKTIDIWLDQWIPIPVLRTRDQKWPDGGGRFELGPSNWARCRMMRSADNPEVLRLVVVFDVTVEEPPEKVEQYFALSPQDVEAHATFKVAWHVRDNAWFLNSPWVDEWIFELWTRWLERVRKKNQESDYALEYLANYLVILEVVRTAMQDLAVQVINPKRDNPIDVDFILDIGNSRTSGILVETLPPRITNLNDSYLLQLRDLSDPQSVYTDPFETRVEFVEVGFGNDVLSRRSGRRTPAFCWPSSVRVGPEACRLSTHAVCAEGTTGMSSPKRYLWDERPWQQSWRYNTGGGPEPLVTKGLLPRRVNREGTPLLCEDDPLFKRNPLLRAQEMEIAFESLFTRSSLMMFLLVEILAHALTTINSPAQRARRDLPNVPRRLRRVIFTVPSGMPIAEQRIYRRWVSWAVRVLWDAMGWQDFYVDERQRRAPSHSDYRLNPQVRCNWDEATCTQIVYLFNELTRKFHGDAHHLFGLVGKSRAEADNRPSLRVAAVDIGGGTTDLSITTFILDSDKGSSTRIRPQIEFRDGFSIAGDDILREIVIQHVLPAIGDAASRTDSRSGKAVLAKLFGREGMDKTQQDRNRRALFVRQVAAPLALSLLGVYEQADLLEGSGGAVYSLRDFFRHPDEVVGGEPETPGSAALVRHAWPSQSVIDYVEEGVRRLAPGSEFRLMDVSIRIDPRQIDRTIREAVGRPLSNLCEVIQVYDCDVLLLTGRPSRWPAIISTVYAKLPTPPSRVIPMCRYRVGPWYPFADPFGNITDPKTTVVVGAILCALAEGHLEGFSFDTASLTLRSTARFIGEMEMQTGQLKTDKVWFTVNLDDVGEQELEREVMFAGPITVGFRQLDVERWTTSRFYVIDFATEDARRKASGKLPYTLSLNYRLAELDDAPDAQRDEGEMEIKEITDRAGAGVSRRDVDVRLQTLPLDEGYWLDTGIVYHAV, from the coding sequence ATGAAGGAAATGCCATCCTATAAATCTCCAGTCAGCCTTATTCCCGGCGGGTGCCTGCAATATCTTGATTTCTCCATGGATGTGGCGCGCGTAGAGAAGCTTGCCCGTTTTTTTCGGGAGGAGCGGCGTCAGGACGGCCAGGAGCAGGGACGCCACCGGAATGTGCTGTTCTGTCTGACCCAGGATGAGGACGGCTGCTTCGTCGACATGGCCACGGGCAAGGCCTGCGATTACGACTATGAGGTGAAGGCCAAAAAGACCATTGATATCTGGCTTGACCAGTGGATACCTATACCGGTGTTGCGCACCCGGGACCAGAAGTGGCCCGACGGCGGTGGCCGCTTCGAGCTTGGCCCGAGCAACTGGGCGCGCTGCCGCATGATGCGTTCGGCGGATAACCCCGAGGTGCTGCGGCTGGTGGTCGTGTTCGACGTCACCGTGGAGGAGCCGCCGGAAAAAGTGGAGCAGTATTTCGCCCTCTCGCCCCAGGATGTCGAGGCCCACGCCACGTTCAAGGTGGCGTGGCATGTGCGCGACAACGCCTGGTTCCTCAACAGTCCCTGGGTTGACGAGTGGATTTTCGAACTGTGGACCCGCTGGTTGGAGAGGGTCCGGAAAAAGAACCAGGAGTCGGACTACGCCCTGGAATACCTCGCCAACTATCTTGTCATCCTGGAGGTGGTCCGCACGGCCATGCAGGATCTTGCCGTGCAGGTCATCAACCCCAAGCGCGACAACCCCATCGATGTGGATTTCATCCTGGACATCGGCAATTCCAGGACGAGCGGAATCCTGGTGGAGACCCTGCCCCCCCGGATCACCAACCTCAACGACAGCTATCTGCTGCAGTTGCGTGACTTGAGCGATCCCCAGTCCGTGTACACCGATCCCTTCGAGACGCGCGTGGAGTTCGTGGAGGTCGGCTTCGGCAACGACGTCCTTTCCCGGCGGTCGGGACGGCGGACCCCGGCGTTTTGCTGGCCGTCGTCGGTCAGGGTGGGCCCTGAGGCTTGCCGTTTGTCCACCCACGCCGTGTGCGCCGAGGGCACGACGGGCATGTCCAGTCCCAAACGCTATCTTTGGGACGAACGTCCCTGGCAGCAGAGTTGGCGGTACAATACGGGCGGCGGCCCCGAACCTCTGGTCACCAAGGGGCTTTTGCCCCGGCGCGTCAACCGGGAGGGCACCCCCCTGCTCTGCGAGGACGACCCGCTTTTCAAGCGCAATCCCTTGCTGCGGGCTCAGGAAATGGAGATCGCCTTCGAGTCCCTGTTTACCCGCAGTTCGCTGATGATGTTTCTACTGGTGGAGATTCTGGCCCACGCCCTGACCACCATCAACTCGCCTGCCCAGCGGGCCCGGCGGGATCTGCCCAACGTGCCGCGCCGGTTGCGGCGGGTGATCTTCACCGTGCCCTCGGGCATGCCCATCGCCGAGCAGCGCATCTACCGACGCTGGGTGTCCTGGGCGGTGCGCGTGTTGTGGGACGCCATGGGCTGGCAGGATTTCTACGTGGACGAACGGCAGCGTCGCGCGCCGTCCCATTCCGACTACCGGCTCAATCCCCAGGTGCGCTGCAACTGGGACGAGGCCACCTGCACCCAGATCGTCTATCTGTTCAACGAACTGACCCGAAAATTCCATGGCGACGCCCACCACCTGTTCGGGCTGGTCGGCAAGTCCAGGGCGGAGGCCGACAACCGCCCCAGCCTGCGCGTGGCGGCGGTGGATATCGGCGGCGGTACGACGGACCTGTCCATCACCACATTCATCCTGGACAGCGACAAGGGGTCGAGTACCCGAATCCGGCCGCAGATCGAATTCCGCGACGGTTTCAGCATCGCCGGCGACGACATCCTGCGCGAAATAGTGATCCAGCATGTCCTGCCGGCCATCGGCGACGCTGCCTCCCGGACGGACAGCCGCAGCGGCAAGGCGGTCCTGGCCAAACTGTTCGGGCGGGAAGGCATGGACAAGACCCAGCAGGATCGCAACCGCCGGGCCTTGTTCGTGCGGCAGGTGGCCGCTCCCTTGGCCCTGTCCCTGCTTGGGGTCTATGAACAGGCGGACCTGCTGGAGGGCAGCGGCGGGGCCGTGTATTCCCTGCGCGACTTTTTCCGGCATCCCGATGAAGTGGTCGGGGGCGAACCCGAGACCCCCGGCAGCGCGGCCCTGGTCCGCCATGCCTGGCCCAGCCAGTCCGTGATCGACTATGTGGAGGAGGGGGTGCGCAGGCTCGCCCCGGGCAGCGAGTTTCGCCTGATGGATGTGAGCATCCGCATCGACCCGCGCCAGATCGACCGCACCATCCGGGAGGCCGTGGGCCGCCCCCTGTCCAACCTGTGCGAGGTGATCCAGGTCTACGACTGCGACGTGCTGCTTCTGACCGGTCGGCCGAGTCGGTGGCCCGCGATCATCTCCACCGTGTACGCCAAACTGCCGACGCCCCCGTCCAGAGTCATTCCCATGTGCCGCTACCGTGTGGGGCCCTGGTATCCCTTCGCCGATCCCTTCGGCAACATCACCGACCCGAAGACCACGGTGGTGGTGGGCGCCATTCTGTGCGCCCTGGCCGAGGGTCATCTGGAGGGGTTTTCCTTCGATACCGCCAGCCTCACCCTGCGGTCCACGGCGCGTTTCATCGGGGAAATGGAAATGCAGACCGGACAGCTCAAGACGGACAAGGTCTGGTTTACGGTCAATCTTGACGATGTGGGCGAGCAGGAGCTTGAACGGGAGGTTATGTTCGCGGGCCCGATCACCGTGGGCTTCCGCCAACTCGACGTCGAGCGTTGGACCACCTCCCGGTTCTACGTCATCGACTTCGCCACGGAGGACGCCAGGCGCAAGGCCTCCGGGAAGCTCCCCTACACCTTGTCCCTGAACTACCGGTTGGCCGAGCTCGATGACGCCCCGGATGCCCAGCGCGATGAGGGCGAGATGGAAATCAAGGAAATCACTGATCGGGCTGGTGCGGGGGTCAGTCGCCGCGACGTGGATGTCCGGCTGCAAACCCTGCCCCTGGATGAAGGCTACTGGCTCGATACCGGTATCGTCTATCACGCCGTTTGA
- a CDS encoding vWA domain-containing protein codes for MYSTLRNVIVLAAICLVAVAAQAAERQPLLQEGKKTLFQRVVTHPGAQIYAGPEDGAQVVKPNVKTFTVMYVYGRQGSRLEVGVASNAAEGWVEAASVTVWPQAITMLFTERTSRSPVLFFKDHDSLVATCTDEKLDARVRQFLDALRAGKSGQPVLQDLPVIAAEPSDEEGAVSRNRFYLMPVLQVDNQFQGTKLVEVASIDPGTGGGAKGVATGPLKPKNAQSQELSTAIAFVIDTTISMRPYIEQALTVVRNIYDALEKSPNKDKVAFAVVAFRNSTEASPGLEYTSKLVSDFKTVTDRESLEQALAAVREATSSSHSYDEDSMAGIKAAVDSLSWKNYASRVMLLVSDAGPLAGSDKYSSTHMDPSEVADYLRANNIWLTAMHVKSPKGQKNHPYAEKAYKSLARMSDGTVSYLAINAATPQSGAAQFEKVGKALATGYMGLVTATAEGKMLQKPAEQPKSEDPEEQARQLAQISGYAMQLEFLGSRRQNQAPGVVSAWISDTDLIALAGNVANPPLSAYPAVLLTKNQLSDLSKRLKIILDEATASMRLGSTGFFQSIISAAAQMTRDPSKFSSAPGLNLSQTGVLGEYLDGLPYTSDIISMTESDWYAKTVGEQTQIINKLRSRVARYDEYDKDRANWESFGSPNPGDWVYRVPLTALP; via the coding sequence ATGTATTCGACCCTGCGCAACGTCATCGTGCTGGCGGCCATCTGCCTCGTTGCCGTCGCAGCCCAGGCGGCCGAGAGGCAACCCCTGTTGCAGGAGGGGAAAAAGACCCTTTTTCAGCGAGTGGTCACCCATCCCGGCGCGCAGATTTACGCAGGCCCCGAGGATGGCGCCCAGGTCGTGAAACCCAACGTCAAGACGTTCACAGTGATGTACGTTTACGGCAGGCAAGGCTCACGGCTGGAGGTCGGCGTGGCATCCAACGCCGCCGAAGGATGGGTCGAGGCCGCCTCGGTCACGGTCTGGCCCCAGGCCATCACCATGCTCTTCACGGAGAGAACCAGCCGCAGTCCGGTTCTTTTTTTCAAGGACCACGATTCCCTCGTGGCCACCTGCACGGACGAGAAGCTTGATGCCCGGGTGCGTCAGTTTCTCGACGCCCTGCGGGCCGGGAAAAGCGGACAGCCCGTCCTCCAGGATCTCCCGGTGATCGCGGCCGAACCATCGGATGAAGAGGGCGCCGTCTCGCGCAACAGGTTCTATCTGATGCCGGTTTTACAGGTGGACAACCAGTTTCAGGGGACGAAGCTGGTGGAGGTGGCGTCCATCGACCCTGGAACCGGCGGTGGCGCAAAAGGGGTGGCCACAGGTCCCCTGAAGCCAAAAAACGCCCAGTCCCAGGAGTTGAGCACCGCAATCGCCTTCGTCATCGACACCACCATCTCCATGCGTCCCTACATCGAGCAGGCCTTGACCGTGGTGCGAAACATCTACGATGCCCTGGAGAAAAGCCCCAATAAAGACAAGGTGGCCTTTGCCGTCGTGGCCTTTCGCAACAGCACCGAGGCCTCGCCTGGATTGGAATACACCAGCAAGCTGGTCAGTGATTTCAAAACGGTCACGGATCGCGAGAGTCTGGAGCAGGCCCTGGCCGCCGTGCGCGAGGCCACGTCCTCCAGCCACTCTTACGATGAGGATTCCATGGCCGGGATCAAGGCCGCCGTGGACTCCCTTTCCTGGAAGAATTATGCCTCCAGGGTCATGCTCCTGGTGTCCGACGCCGGCCCCCTGGCCGGAAGCGACAAATATTCCTCCACGCACATGGACCCCTCCGAGGTCGCCGACTATCTGCGGGCCAACAACATCTGGCTGACGGCCATGCATGTGAAATCGCCCAAGGGCCAAAAAAACCATCCCTACGCGGAAAAAGCCTACAAGTCCCTGGCCAGGATGAGCGATGGGACCGTCAGCTACCTTGCCATCAACGCGGCTACGCCCCAAAGCGGCGCCGCCCAGTTCGAAAAGGTCGGCAAGGCCCTGGCCACGGGATATATGGGGCTGGTCACGGCTACCGCCGAGGGCAAGATGCTCCAGAAACCCGCCGAACAGCCCAAGTCGGAGGATCCCGAAGAGCAGGCCAGACAACTTGCGCAGATCAGCGGCTACGCCATGCAACTGGAATTTCTGGGGAGCAGGCGGCAAAACCAGGCCCCCGGCGTGGTCAGCGCCTGGATCTCCGATACGGATCTGATCGCCCTGGCCGGGAACGTCGCCAATCCCCCCCTGTCTGCCTATCCGGCGGTCCTTTTGACCAAAAACCAACTCAGCGACCTGTCCAAACGGCTCAAGATCATTCTCGACGAGGCCACGGCCTCCATGCGGCTCGGCTCGACCGGTTTCTTCCAAAGCATCATCTCGGCGGCCGCGCAGATGACCCGGGATCCCTCCAAGTTCAGCAGCGCCCCGGGGCTGAATCTGTCCCAGACCGGGGTGCTCGGCGAATACCTCGACGGGTTGCCGTACACGAGCGATATCATTTCCATGACGGAATCGGATTGGTACGCCAAGACCGTTGGCGAGCAGACGCAGATCATCAACAAGCTGCGTTCCCGCGTGGCCCGGTATGACGAATATGACAAGGATCGGGCCAACTGGGAAAGCTTCGGGTCGCCCAATCCCGGCGACTGGGTCTATCGGGTTCCCCTGACGGCCTTGCCCTGA